The following are encoded together in the Candidatus Thorarchaeota archaeon genome:
- the albA gene encoding DNA-binding protein Alba, with translation MEGSTVLVGSKNVMSYVLACKTLFDKGAKEVVIKARGRLISRAVDVAEIVRHRFITSAKVKSIIIDTTTVQTEKGSDLNVSTIDIVLAI, from the coding sequence GTGGAGGGATCCACAGTCCTAGTAGGCTCCAAGAACGTCATGTCTTATGTGCTTGCATGCAAGACTCTTTTCGACAAAGGTGCGAAAGAAGTCGTCATAAAGGCCCGAGGTCGACTGATCAGTCGAGCGGTAGACGTTGCGGAGATAGTGCGTCACAGATTCATAACTAGCGCCAAAGTCAAGTCAATCATCATAGACACAACGACCGTACAGACCGAGAAAGGCAGCGACCTGAATGTGTCTACGATTGATATTGTGCTTGCTATATAG
- the truD gene encoding tRNA pseudouridine(13) synthase TruD codes for MRPAHPLEQQIGMEFYSTDFEGIGGRVKARYEDFLVEEITPDGNILSLQPWPNESLRDLPVPSEVHGIKSRYVTLAVQKMGLSTIDVASILAAELRLPSNSVTYAGLKDRRAITVQAMSIPANATERLASAKLSRILVYDAAYTRKPVQVGDLWGNRFTIALRDVEVPLDTALDCAQSLLQHQLLNYFDVQRFGVSRPYTHVVGRFLVRGDFESAVRQMLVTQDEHGSTALAEARQRQSEELAPDKALLDELPEELRYERAVVQHLIKRPGDYAGAIRRIPPRVLTIFVHAYQSFLFNRLISGRMRRGMSIEQPEAGDFIIQRSSSHSGRDSWIFVSERRIDECQELVKKGDYVLASPVPGYSTKMPPSPQTDLLRELLAQEGTDLLDFRNPEMRPLDSPGGLHPVSLRAVNASAVINGSNITLSFSLQKGSYATVVLRELMKNHPLNRV; via the coding sequence TTGCGACCGGCTCATCCTCTTGAGCAACAGATAGGGATGGAGTTCTATTCCACTGACTTTGAAGGCATTGGCGGCAGGGTCAAGGCGCGGTATGAGGACTTCCTAGTAGAGGAGATAACACCCGACGGGAACATCCTCTCGTTACAGCCTTGGCCGAATGAGTCTCTGAGGGACCTGCCTGTCCCCTCAGAGGTCCACGGCATCAAGTCAAGATACGTCACCCTCGCAGTGCAGAAGATGGGTCTAAGTACAATCGATGTGGCGAGTATTCTTGCGGCTGAGTTGAGACTGCCATCGAACTCAGTGACCTATGCTGGACTGAAAGACAGACGCGCAATAACCGTTCAGGCCATGTCTATCCCTGCAAACGCGACTGAACGGCTTGCATCGGCGAAGCTGAGTCGGATCCTCGTCTATGATGCAGCCTACACACGCAAGCCGGTTCAGGTTGGTGACCTGTGGGGCAATCGATTCACCATTGCCCTGCGCGATGTTGAGGTGCCGCTAGACACTGCTCTCGACTGTGCTCAGTCACTGCTACAGCATCAACTGCTCAACTACTTTGATGTTCAGCGATTCGGTGTTTCGAGACCATATACTCACGTTGTAGGCCGTTTTCTTGTGAGAGGGGACTTTGAGAGTGCTGTACGGCAGATGCTGGTCACTCAGGACGAGCACGGGTCCACAGCTCTTGCGGAAGCCAGACAGCGTCAGTCTGAGGAGCTCGCACCCGACAAGGCACTCTTGGATGAGCTGCCTGAGGAACTCAGGTATGAGCGAGCAGTTGTTCAACATCTGATCAAACGACCCGGTGACTACGCTGGTGCAATTCGTAGGATTCCTCCTCGTGTACTGACGATATTCGTTCACGCATACCAGTCTTTCCTCTTCAACAGACTGATTAGCGGGCGTATGCGCAGAGGGATGTCCATCGAGCAGCCCGAGGCTGGTGACTTCATCATACAGCGCAGCAGCTCACACTCTGGCCGCGACTCTTGGATCTTCGTCAGTGAACGGCGTATCGATGAGTGTCAGGAGCTTGTGAAGAAGGGGGACTATGTCTTGGCATCTCCCGTCCCCGGTTACTCAACGAAGATGCCTCCCAGCCCGCAGACAGACCTACTGCGCGAGCTTCTAGCTCAGGAGGGGACAGATCTGCTTGACTTCAGGAATCCCGAAATGCGCCCCCTCGACTCCCCAGGAGGACTGCATCCAGTCTCATTACGGGCAGTCAACGCGTCTGCAGTCATCAATGGCTCCAACATCACACTGAGTTTCAGTCTTCAGAAGGGTTCGTATGCAACTGTGGTCTTGCGAGAACTCATGAAGAACCATCCTCTGAACAGAGTGTGA